NNNNNNNNNNNNNNNNNNNNNNNNNNNNNNNNNNNNNNNNNNNNNNNNNNNNNNNNNNNNNNNNNNNNNNNNNNNNNNNNNNNNNNNNNNNNNNNNNNNNNNNNNNNNNNNNNNNNNNNNNNNNNNNNNNNNNNNNNNNNNNNNNNNNNNNNNNNNNNNNNNNNNNNNNNNNNNNNNNNNNNNNNNNNNNNNNNNNNNNNNNNNNNNNNNNNNNNNNNNNNNNNNNNNNNNNNNNNNNNNNNNNNNNNNNNNNNNNNNNNNNNNNNNNNNNNNNNNNNNNNNNNNNNNNNNNNNNNNNNNNNNNNNNNNNNNNNNNNNNNNNNNNNNNNNNNNNNNNNNNNNNNNNNNNNNNNNNNNNNNNNNNNNNNNNNNNNNNNNNNNNNNNNNNNNNNNNNNNNNNNNNNNNNNNNNNNNNNNNNNNNNNNNNNNNNNNNNNNNNNNNNNNNNNNNNNNNNNNNNNNNNNNNNNNNNNNNNNNNNNNNNNNNNNNNNNNNNNNNNNNNNNNNNNNNNNNNNNNNNNNNNNNNNNNNNNNNNNNNNNNNNNNNNNNNNNNNNNNNNNNNNNNNNNNNNNNNNNNNNNNNNNNNNNNNNNNNNNNNNNNNNNNNNNNNNNNNNNNNNNNNNNNNNNNNNNNNNNNNNNNNNNNNNNNNNNNNNNNNNNNNNNNNNNNNNNNNNNNNNNNNNNNNNNNNNNNNNNNNNNNNNNNNNNNNNNNNNNNNNNNNNNNNNNNNNNNNNNNNNNNNNNNNNNNNNNNNNNNNNNNNNNNNNNNNNNNNNNNNNNNNNNNNNNNNNNNNNNNNNNNNNNNNNNNNNNNNNNNNNNNNNNNNNNNNNNNNNNNNNNNNNNNNNNNNNNNNNNNNNNNNNNNNNNNNNNNNNNNNNNNNNNNNNNNNNNNNNNNNNNNNNNNNNNNNNNNNNNNNNNNNNNNNNNNNNNNNNNNNNNNNNNNNNNNNNNNNNNNNNNNNNNNNNNNNNNNNNNNNNNNNNNNNNNNNNNNNNNNNNNNNNNNNNNNNNNNNNNNNNNNNNNNNNNNNNNNNNNNNNNNNNNNNNNNNNNNNNNNNNNNNNNNNNNNNNNNNNNNNNNNNNNNNNNNNNNNNNNNNNNNNNNNNNNNNNNNNNNNNNNNNNNNNNNNNNNNNNNNNNNNNNNNNNNNNNNNNNNNNNNNNNNNNNNNNNNNNNNNNNNNNNNNNNNNNNNNNNNNNNNNNNNNNNNNNNNNNNNNNNNNNNNNNNNNNNNNNNNNNNNNNNNNNNNNNNNNNNNNNNNNNNNNNNNNNNNNNNNNNNNNNNNNNNNNNNNNNNNNNNNNNNNNNNNNNNNNNNNNNNNNNNNNNNNNNNNNNNNNNNNNNNNNNNNNNNNNNNNNNNNNNNNNNNNNNNNNNNNNNNNNNNNNNNNNNNNNNNNNNNNNNNNNNNNNNNNNNNNNNNNNNNNNNNNNNNNNNNNNNNNNNNNNNNNNNNNNNNNNNNNNNNNNNNNNNNNNNNNNNNNNNNNNNNNNNNNNNNNNNNNNNNNNNNNNNNNNNNNNNNNNNNNNNNNNNNNNNNNNNNNNNNNNNNNNNNNNNNNNNNNNNNNNNNNNNNNNNNNNNNNNNNNNNNNNNNNNNNNNNNNNNNNNNNNNNNNNNNNNNNNNNNNNNNNNNNNNNNNNNNNNNNNNNNNNNNNNNNNNNNNNNNNNNNNNNNNNNNNNNNNNNNNNNNNNNNNNNNNNNNNNNNNNNNNNNNNNNNNNNNNNNNNNNNNNNNNNNNNNNNNNNNNNNNNNNNNNNNNNNNNNNNNNNNNNNNNNNNNNNNNNNNNNNNNNNNNNNNNNNNNNNNNNNNNNNNNNNNNNNNNNNNNNNNNNNNNNNNNNNNNNNNNNNNNNNNNNNNNNNNNNNNNNNNNNNNNNNNNNNNNNNNNNNNNNNNNNNNNNNNNNNNNNNNNNNNNNNNNNNNNNNNNNNNNNNNNNNNNNNNNNNNNNNNNNNNNNNNNNNNNNNNNNNNNNNNNNNNNNNNNNNNNNNNNNNNNNNNNNNNNNNNNAAATGGCAACAACATGGAGTGAAGAAAGCTTACTTGTGTTCCTGCTACACAGTATGCAGTATGGGAAAACTCAGTTCGCACCATGCCAAGAGAGTCCCGCAGCACATCAAAACTGCCAATTCAAAAACCATTAGTTGATTTATTCTACTCTGTTCGTTATATTGTGATGAAGAAAAAGGCGGTCAAATACCTCATGCATGGCCATCCAATATGGAAGGCATGAAGGGCATTGTAAGCAGATGGGTCACACTGAAGCTCTTCGCCTTCCTCCAATTTGTCTACTCCTGCCTCCCATACTTTTGATGCTACTGAATCCGACAATCCTTCCACTTCctgtataattattattattattattcaaaattcagatttttttcCACAAAATTGATAGCAAAAACTATATTACAAACCTTATTCTTGCGCTTAGCGTTTTTGGGCTTCTTTAATCTTCGAACCATATTCGGATTTTTACAGATTCAAGGCGAAGCACAGACTCGCCTGTCGCCTGTCTAGTAGGTTTTAGAGAAGGAGAAATCTTCTGCCGATACAAAactctattttaatttagtttaccaaaaataccttttttttctttacctgTTTAAAAGGCATAGGTTTCTTTAAAATTCCCTAGGTTTTagaattggaaaaaataaaataaattaaatgatacttataaaataatatagaatgaagaagttattatatttctttctattaaaaaaataatcataacctCTCCAACCATTACCTTTATAATCATTATTCTTGTAACTAGAGGCAGATTTAGGGCAGATATGTCACTTGACACGGTTTCATCGaaattttttcatcaaatatatttgtataaaaaacaaaaagaaactaAAGGCTAAAACAATATACAGTTGACTCCTTGTAACATAATTTGGTGGTGTGACATACTTCTTTGATCAgtatttgtgtttttctttattgtcattttttttgacattttatttatcatccattctcatataatatttatagaatattaatatgactagcatttaattaataaaagccTCACCTATGTTACACTCATA
The window above is part of the Solanum pennellii chromosome 5, SPENNV200 genome. Proteins encoded here:
- the LOC107019516 gene encoding glutamate-rich WD repeat-containing protein 1-like yields the protein MVRRLKKPKNAKRKNKEVEGLSDSVASKVWEAGVDKLEEGEELQCDPSAYNALHAFHIGWPCMSFDVLRDSLGMVRTEFSHTAYCVAGTQVSFLHSMLLLKLKEGWIGVVNTASHLQKGATRGGNLPHVFHEGVQLDLKPDHRAPANNKTQQQQS